From the genome of Alosa alosa isolate M-15738 ecotype Scorff River chromosome 18, AALO_Geno_1.1, whole genome shotgun sequence, one region includes:
- the emx2 gene encoding homeobox protein EMX2, whose amino-acid sequence MFQPTPKRCFTIESLVAKDNPLPSSRSEEPIRPAALSYANSSQINPFLNGFHSGGRGVYSNPDLVFTEAVSHPPNSAVSVHPVPPPHALAAHPLSSSHGPHPLFASQQRDPSTFYPWLIHRYRYLGHRFQGNETSPESFLLHNALARKPKRIRTAFSPSQLLRLEHAFEKNHYVVGAERKQLAHSLSLTETQVKVWFQNRRTKFKRQKLEEEGSDSQQKKKGTHHINRWRLATKQGSPEEIDVTSDD is encoded by the exons ATGTTTCAACCCACACCGAAGAGGTGTTTTACTATAGAATCATTGGTGGCAAAGGATAATCCTTTGCCGTCGTCGAGATCCGAGGAGCCCATACGACCAGCGGCTCTCAGTTACGCAAACTCGAGTCAGATAAACCCTTTTTTAAACGGCTTTCACTCCGGCGGCCGGGGCGTCTACTCGAATCCGGACCTGGTATTTACTGAAGCGGTTTCCCATCCTCCAAACTCCGCTGTCTCAGTTCATCCCGTTCCTCCTCCACATGCTTTAGCAGCACATCCGCTTTCATCTTCGCATGGCCCGCATCCTCTTTTTGCCAGCCAGCAAAGGGATCCCTCAACTTTCTATCCGTGGTTGATACATAGATACAGATATTTGGGTCACAGATTCCAAG GCAATGAAACGAGTCCGGAAAGCTTTCTCTTGCACAACGCATTGGCCAGAAAACCCAAAAGAATTCGCACAGCGTTCTCTCCATCACAGCTCTTGCGACTCGAACACGCCTTTGAAAAAAACCATTACGTGGTCGGTGCTGAACGAAAACAGCTTGCGCACAGCCTTAGCCTCACAGAAACTCAG gtGAAAGTTTGGTTCCAGAATAGAAGAACTAAATTCAAACGACAGAAACTGGAGGAGGAGGGTTCGGATTCACAGCAGAAAAAGAAGGGAACGCATCATATTAACCGATGGAGACTGGCAACTAAACAAGGGAGCCCGGAGGAAATTGATGTCACATCAGACGATTGA